One region of Glutamicibacter sp. B1 genomic DNA includes:
- a CDS encoding PucR family transcriptional regulator has product MKISDLLDMEAAGCRIIAGAGGVDREILWAHSCELPDPYRWLGQNELLMTIGHCLPADPAEHVDFIRRLERAGLSGMVMEDSEKPPKLHPDALLAADRLALPVILMKRAIPFASIARMVAAANDSNQAQQLMTLNQLYRAVLGNFDDPLGFKRQLEGVFKVAMTTVDLLTGVEILPGTLSLHSEEIKQLANGALPYGKAMINRMGSLRAGEVSAWSLPTQRPTALLVEESPGSMLDSFTMTHLSQVVAGEANRRTHTTLGLAHQRSHLLTDALDSSIVQERLLRDAAQLQQPIHDLTVAVTSMQNEELLFTALSLAGIAHASHGHNGHYVSLVSTKDVQALAKLAEYHHFGIGVSPTIANLEGVRDGLLRAQLAYESWDGSSAEVISYEDVGFSIAPRSESEAKEIVERVLGPLRQAGASEQTLIDTLCAYLDEDRNWNATSARLGIHRQTLGYRIGRIEQLTGRNLKSSKDLAELWVARTALKRS; this is encoded by the coding sequence ATGAAAATTTCGGACTTGCTCGACATGGAAGCAGCCGGATGTCGAATCATTGCCGGAGCCGGGGGAGTGGACCGGGAAATTCTCTGGGCCCACAGTTGCGAATTGCCGGACCCCTACCGGTGGCTTGGGCAGAACGAATTACTCATGACCATCGGACACTGTCTGCCCGCAGACCCCGCAGAACATGTCGACTTTATTCGTCGCTTGGAGCGGGCCGGGCTCAGCGGCATGGTGATGGAAGACAGCGAGAAGCCACCCAAGCTTCACCCCGACGCATTGCTCGCTGCTGACCGCCTGGCATTGCCGGTGATACTGATGAAGCGTGCTATTCCATTCGCAAGTATTGCGCGAATGGTAGCGGCGGCTAACGATAGCAACCAGGCACAGCAACTGATGACACTAAATCAGCTCTATCGTGCCGTGTTAGGAAACTTTGATGACCCGCTCGGTTTCAAACGACAGCTTGAGGGCGTCTTTAAAGTAGCAATGACCACCGTGGATCTTTTGACTGGCGTGGAAATTCTCCCAGGAACATTAAGCCTGCACAGCGAGGAAATCAAGCAGCTGGCTAATGGGGCATTGCCGTACGGGAAAGCCATGATCAACCGCATGGGCTCGTTGAGAGCAGGCGAAGTTTCAGCCTGGAGCCTGCCCACCCAACGCCCCACAGCGCTATTGGTCGAAGAAAGTCCTGGCTCAATGCTCGACTCATTCACCATGACTCACTTGAGTCAAGTAGTTGCCGGTGAAGCTAACCGGCGTACCCACACGACACTAGGTTTAGCACACCAACGTAGCCATCTTCTGACCGATGCCTTGGACAGCAGCATCGTTCAGGAACGACTGCTGCGCGATGCAGCGCAGCTGCAACAACCAATCCACGACCTCACCGTGGCAGTCACCTCGATGCAGAATGAAGAGTTACTGTTCACTGCTCTGAGTCTGGCGGGAATTGCACATGCCAGCCACGGACACAATGGGCATTACGTTTCGTTAGTAAGCACCAAAGACGTCCAGGCTTTGGCGAAGCTGGCCGAATATCACCACTTCGGAATCGGTGTTTCTCCTACCATCGCCAACTTGGAAGGAGTCCGAGACGGATTACTGCGTGCACAATTAGCGTATGAGTCTTGGGATGGTTCCAGTGCGGAAGTCATTAGCTATGAAGATGTGGGATTCTCCATCGCCCCTCGTTCTGAGAGCGAAGCCAAGGAAATCGTCGAACGAGTATTGGGGCCACTTCGACAAGCGGGCGCCTCGGAACAAACGCTGATCGATACGCTCTGCGCATATCTAGATGAAGACCGGAACTGGAACGCTACCTCGGCTCGGCTTGGTATTCACCGGCAAACCCTTGGCTATCGTATTGGACGGATCGAGCAGTTGACGGGCCGAAACCTAAAGTCAAGCAAGGATCTGGCTGAACTGTGGGTGGCAAGAACTGCGCTGAAGCGAAGCTAA
- a CDS encoding M16 family metallopeptidase: MAMIPLPLHSVQTTQFSPIDPADPTLVHRGEGGSEVRRSILPGGVRVLTEAMPGQRSTTVGFWIPEGSRDEEAGHYGSTHFLEHLLFKGTKNRSALEIAQSFDAVGGESNAATAKESTCYYARVLDTDLPMALDVIADMVTSATIDPQELEQERGVIIEELAMDADDATDVAHERFVARVLGDHPLGRPIGGTPDEINKISREAVMEHYRAHYRPSELIITAAGSLEHDKLCSMVLNALSEAGWELDPLAVPEPRRGEEPAQIVSKAGVEVINRPVEQANIIMGCAGITGHDDRRQILAVLNAVLGGGMSSRLFQEIREKRGLVYSTYSFSAAYTDAGYFGMYAGCAPAKAAEVITLLGAELDRLASEGITEQELVQAKGQLAGGTVLALEDPGSRMSRLGRAEMVTGEFQDIDEALDRVNAVTAKQVQELAQELAGRDRVITVVGPFENEDALGL; this comes from the coding sequence GTGGCCATGATTCCGTTGCCGTTACATTCGGTGCAGACGACTCAGTTCTCTCCGATCGACCCGGCAGACCCTACCTTGGTTCACCGTGGCGAAGGTGGATCTGAGGTCAGGCGCAGTATCTTGCCAGGTGGTGTACGAGTTCTCACCGAGGCGATGCCAGGACAACGTTCCACGACCGTTGGATTCTGGATACCTGAAGGTTCCCGAGACGAAGAGGCAGGACACTACGGCTCCACGCACTTCCTTGAGCACTTGTTGTTCAAGGGCACCAAGAACCGTTCCGCCTTGGAAATTGCGCAGTCCTTCGATGCGGTCGGCGGCGAGTCGAACGCTGCAACCGCTAAAGAGTCGACCTGCTATTACGCTCGTGTTCTGGATACCGACCTTCCGATGGCCTTGGACGTTATCGCGGATATGGTGACTTCAGCGACGATCGATCCACAAGAGTTGGAACAAGAACGTGGCGTCATCATCGAAGAGCTCGCGATGGATGCGGATGATGCGACCGACGTCGCCCATGAACGCTTTGTTGCCCGCGTCTTGGGAGATCACCCACTGGGGCGCCCTATCGGTGGCACCCCAGATGAAATCAATAAGATCAGCCGCGAAGCGGTTATGGAACACTACCGTGCGCATTATCGGCCCAGCGAACTGATCATCACGGCTGCCGGTTCTCTGGAACACGACAAATTGTGCTCGATGGTCCTCAACGCTCTGTCCGAAGCCGGGTGGGAGCTAGATCCTCTGGCTGTGCCTGAACCGCGACGTGGCGAAGAACCAGCCCAGATTGTTTCCAAGGCTGGCGTTGAAGTCATTAATCGCCCGGTTGAACAGGCGAATATCATCATGGGCTGCGCCGGAATTACGGGACATGATGACCGCCGTCAAATTCTCGCTGTACTTAACGCAGTGCTGGGCGGTGGGATGAGCTCGCGTTTGTTCCAAGAGATTCGAGAGAAGCGTGGACTGGTGTACTCCACCTATTCCTTCTCCGCCGCCTACACGGACGCTGGTTACTTCGGCATGTATGCCGGATGCGCGCCAGCAAAGGCCGCCGAAGTCATTACCCTGCTCGGTGCTGAGCTTGACCGCCTGGCCAGTGAAGGCATTACGGAACAAGAATTGGTTCAGGCCAAGGGACAACTGGCCGGAGGCACCGTCCTGGCCCTTGAAGACCCAGGAAGCCGCATGTCCCGTTTGGGGCGGGCTGAAATGGTGACCGGAGAATTCCAAGATATCGATGAGGCCCTTGACCGTGTCAACGCCGTGACGGCCAAGCAGGTTCAAGAACTTGCTCAAGAATTGGCGGGTAGAGATCGAGTGATCACTGTCGTTGGTCCGTTCGAAAACGAAGACGCGCTGGGTTTATAG
- a CDS encoding alpha/beta fold hydrolase: MRHEYFGHLPETLKTRLSVRVAGQGPDVVLIHGLGASSRYFTPLANILAKKYRVIVPELPGHGKNLDDGRPVTVPRFAHEVALALRELKVDNAIVLGHSMGAQVSIELARTWPDLVKHLMIAAPAVNDREATLFRQARRLIQDFPNELNSVKSILLVDYLRCGIPWWAKSCEQMLNYSTIDLLKTVRCPIDVVCGTQDPLSPPEFGLRLVAGIEHAKLTVMNKGAHGFNFSHAPELAELIDAAS, from the coding sequence GTGCGCCACGAATATTTCGGGCATTTACCCGAGACTTTAAAAACTCGTCTATCTGTACGCGTGGCGGGCCAAGGGCCTGACGTGGTTCTCATCCATGGTTTAGGCGCATCAAGCCGTTATTTCACTCCGCTGGCCAATATTCTGGCGAAAAAGTATCGAGTGATCGTTCCCGAACTTCCCGGACACGGTAAGAACCTCGACGATGGTCGTCCGGTCACAGTTCCTCGGTTTGCTCATGAGGTTGCCCTGGCGCTACGTGAGCTCAAGGTGGACAACGCCATCGTATTGGGTCATTCGATGGGGGCCCAAGTATCCATTGAATTGGCCCGAACCTGGCCAGATTTGGTCAAACACCTCATGATCGCCGCCCCGGCAGTTAACGACCGTGAGGCAACATTGTTTCGACAGGCACGTCGTTTGATTCAAGATTTTCCCAACGAACTGAACTCGGTGAAATCTATTCTGCTTGTCGACTATCTTCGTTGTGGCATCCCTTGGTGGGCCAAGAGCTGTGAACAAATGTTGAACTACTCCACCATCGACTTACTCAAGACAGTTCGTTGCCCCATTGACGTGGTCTGCGGGACGCAAGACCCGCTGTCCCCTCCCGAATTTGGGCTTCGCCTCGTGGCTGGAATTGAGCATGCCAAGCTCACCGTCATGAATAAGGGCGCTCACGGATTCAACTTTTCACATGCCCCGGAACTTGCTGAATTGATTGACGCTGCGAGCTAG
- the dapB gene encoding 4-hydroxy-tetrahydrodipicolinate reductase, whose amino-acid sequence MSAQIKVAVLGAAGRMGAEAVKAVSEASDMELVASLGRGDELSQILEAGATHVVDLSVPAVTEANVRFAVENGLHAVVGTTGWDDDRRAELESLLNEHSEVGVLIAPNFALGSVLTSAFAATAAKYFESVEIIELHHPNKVDAPSGTAVRTAELVAKSREEAGVPASPDATETQLDGARGSVVDGVHVHSVRLRGLVAHQEVLLGGPGEQLTLRHDSFDRASFMPGVLLGLRTVATRPGLTYGLDGYLELGQ is encoded by the coding sequence ATGAGTGCACAGATCAAGGTGGCCGTGCTCGGTGCGGCCGGACGTATGGGAGCCGAAGCTGTAAAAGCTGTTTCTGAAGCTTCCGACATGGAATTGGTAGCAAGCCTGGGGCGTGGCGACGAGCTGTCCCAGATTCTTGAAGCTGGAGCAACCCACGTGGTTGACCTTTCTGTTCCGGCTGTCACAGAAGCAAACGTCCGATTTGCCGTAGAAAACGGTCTTCACGCAGTGGTGGGAACAACGGGTTGGGACGATGACCGCCGCGCTGAATTGGAGTCGTTACTCAACGAACACAGCGAAGTTGGCGTCTTGATCGCCCCGAATTTCGCTTTGGGGTCGGTACTTACTAGTGCATTTGCAGCAACCGCCGCAAAATACTTTGAGTCGGTCGAAATTATCGAATTGCACCACCCAAACAAGGTCGATGCGCCCAGTGGTACTGCCGTGCGTACCGCAGAACTTGTCGCCAAATCGCGTGAAGAGGCCGGCGTACCAGCCAGCCCGGACGCAACTGAAACTCAGTTAGATGGTGCCCGCGGATCCGTCGTTGATGGAGTTCATGTTCACTCCGTGCGACTTCGTGGTCTGGTCGCTCACCAGGAGGTCTTGCTCGGAGGCCCTGGCGAACAGTTGACCCTGCGCCATGATTCATTTGACCGCGCATCATTCATGCCAGGTGTCCTATTGGGCCTGCGCACCGTAGCAACGCGTCCGGGCCTGACTTATGGTTTGGATGGGTACTTGGAGCTTGGCCAGTGA
- a CDS encoding tetratricopeptide repeat protein, translated as MKTKLWVGGILLLFALYIGMTFTQAVRFLSTGTLIAQIMGVAILVIPAFCTWILIREVLFGLRTEKMGKSLAASGELPMDLPRTPSGRFVRSAADEDFPNHQRDVEENPESWKSWYRLALAYEACGDKTRARKSMRTAIGYWLQDEKVNN; from the coding sequence GTGAAGACCAAACTCTGGGTAGGAGGAATCCTTCTGCTCTTCGCCCTGTACATCGGCATGACCTTCACCCAAGCGGTACGTTTCCTGAGTACCGGAACCTTGATTGCTCAGATCATGGGCGTAGCCATTTTGGTGATTCCAGCCTTCTGCACGTGGATCTTGATTCGTGAAGTTCTCTTTGGACTACGAACCGAAAAGATGGGCAAATCCCTAGCTGCTTCGGGTGAGCTCCCGATGGATCTGCCACGCACGCCCTCTGGACGTTTTGTGCGTTCAGCTGCTGACGAAGACTTTCCTAACCATCAGCGCGATGTGGAGGAGAACCCCGAGTCTTGGAAGTCGTGGTACCGACTGGCCTTGGCTTATGAAGCTTGCGGAGATAAAACACGGGCGCGTAAGTCCATGCGTACCGCGATTGGGTACTGGCTCCAGGACGAAAAAGTTAACAACTAG
- a CDS encoding heparan-alpha-glucosaminide N-acetyltransferase domain-containing protein, with amino-acid sequence MNILGKPRRIIAVDVARLVAILGMFAAHVFSLYQYTGPEAYSPTFTGAVASGRASVLFMVLAGLSLSLLSDSLARKGFSHPKIYSVLARRALIIAVLGMGIGTLNERIAVILVHYGLLFLLLPLALRLSRATIWVVSVLWLLLAPVIWRPLAADTLGQTLGHNPGLLDLLTPGLLIQDLTVTGYYPLLVWFGYGLLGVALSKFNLTSRKTASLLTIVGGAIAAVSYIAGRVLSLGFTEQISAASMVPLSQVATLITAGRLPGKSLDPYLANTEYLWLPTGHSNGLLATVHAAGCAVAIIGLLLLIVPLLGRAGQVLAAAGRAPLTLYVGHLILLPFLQQVLEPATIWWILCAATVCCALWLSFTKSPGPLEFGVRVLSGADSTPASNNLAKGE; translated from the coding sequence ATGAACATTTTGGGTAAGCCACGTCGCATTATCGCGGTCGATGTAGCGCGCCTCGTGGCCATCCTCGGGATGTTCGCAGCGCATGTTTTTTCGCTCTATCAATACACGGGTCCAGAGGCCTACTCCCCAACGTTCACCGGGGCTGTAGCCTCGGGACGAGCCTCGGTGTTGTTCATGGTGCTTGCCGGATTGTCGCTATCTCTGCTGAGCGATTCGCTGGCTCGAAAAGGCTTTTCTCACCCTAAGATTTACTCAGTCCTTGCCCGGAGAGCATTAATTATTGCCGTGCTCGGAATGGGAATTGGGACGTTAAATGAACGTATTGCAGTCATTCTTGTCCACTATGGGCTACTTTTTCTGTTGCTTCCTCTGGCTCTCAGGCTCTCAAGAGCAACCATTTGGGTAGTCTCAGTGCTTTGGTTGCTCCTCGCACCGGTGATTTGGCGTCCGCTGGCTGCCGACACATTAGGGCAGACGCTGGGGCACAATCCAGGCCTTTTGGACCTACTGACCCCAGGACTTCTAATCCAAGACCTCACCGTCACCGGCTACTATCCACTTTTAGTGTGGTTTGGATACGGTTTGCTGGGCGTGGCATTGAGCAAATTCAATCTAACTAGCCGCAAGACTGCTTCGCTACTCACCATTGTTGGTGGGGCCATCGCCGCCGTGAGCTACATTGCCGGTCGTGTTCTAAGCCTAGGATTCACCGAACAGATTTCGGCGGCCTCCATGGTTCCTCTTTCGCAGGTTGCTACGCTCATTACCGCCGGCCGGTTGCCCGGGAAATCTCTGGACCCCTACTTGGCCAACACCGAATATCTGTGGTTGCCAACAGGGCACAGCAACGGGCTACTGGCCACAGTGCACGCGGCAGGCTGTGCGGTAGCGATCATTGGCCTGTTGCTCTTGATCGTTCCTCTGCTCGGCCGAGCAGGTCAGGTTCTTGCGGCCGCTGGGCGTGCCCCGCTCACTTTGTACGTGGGCCACCTGATTCTGCTCCCGTTCTTACAGCAGGTATTAGAACCAGCAACTATCTGGTGGATCCTGTGTGCGGCCACCGTTTGTTGCGCGCTATGGCTAAGCTTCACCAAGTCACCGGGCCCACTCGAATTTGGCGTCAGGGTACTGAGCGGAGCCGATTCCACACCAGCATCCAACAACCTGGCCAAAGGTGAATAG
- the dapA gene encoding 4-hydroxy-tetrahydrodipicolinate synthase — MATSAIDNQAYPFGTVLTAMVTPFTEDGEVDYALAAKLAQKLVDDGCDGLVVTGTTGETSTLSDDENIQMFRTVVEAVGDRAAVLAGSTTNDTRHSIKLSLAAKEAGVDGVLLTTPYYNKPSQAGVIAHVKAIAEAVELPIMLYDIPGRTGISLAPETIIELAQIPQVIALKDAKADYQSTTTVLANTDLHVYSGDDGLTLPLMAAGAVGVVSVTAHVAAGKYRTLVNAMHAGDLPTARTTHFELDAIQRGIMGHIQGAVAAKYGLHWQGVLPNTVVRLPLVAPSDAELDAIRADLREGGWDL; from the coding sequence ATGGCTACAAGTGCAATTGATAATCAGGCATACCCATTCGGCACCGTGCTCACTGCAATGGTCACCCCCTTTACTGAAGACGGGGAAGTTGACTATGCGCTCGCAGCTAAACTGGCCCAGAAGCTCGTCGACGACGGATGCGACGGTCTAGTTGTTACCGGTACTACCGGCGAGACCTCAACTCTGAGCGATGACGAAAACATTCAGATGTTCCGCACTGTAGTTGAAGCCGTCGGCGATCGCGCCGCGGTGCTGGCTGGTTCAACCACCAACGACACCCGTCACTCGATCAAGCTCTCGCTCGCAGCCAAGGAAGCGGGCGTTGACGGTGTGCTGTTGACCACCCCGTACTACAACAAGCCAAGCCAAGCAGGCGTCATCGCGCACGTCAAAGCCATTGCCGAAGCCGTTGAGCTGCCCATCATGCTCTACGACATCCCAGGCCGTACCGGAATCTCGCTGGCACCAGAAACAATTATTGAACTTGCCCAGATTCCACAGGTTATCGCACTCAAGGACGCTAAAGCCGATTACCAGTCCACCACCACCGTGCTTGCCAATACCGATCTGCACGTCTACTCGGGTGACGACGGACTGACTTTGCCGCTCATGGCAGCTGGTGCTGTCGGCGTGGTTTCGGTCACTGCTCACGTTGCAGCCGGGAAGTACCGTACGCTTGTTAATGCAATGCATGCAGGTGATTTGCCCACCGCACGCACCACTCACTTTGAGCTGGACGCGATCCAGCGCGGCATCATGGGCCACATTCAGGGCGCTGTAGCCGCAAAATATGGACTTCACTGGCAGGGTGTCCTGCCGAACACCGTCGTCCGACTGCCGCTTGTGGCACCGTCGGACGCAGAGCTCGATGCCATCCGCGCGGACCTACGTGAAGGTGGATGGGATCTGTAA
- a CDS encoding ribonuclease J — MTESSVGKADSARMQTPARLKKGTMRIVPLGGLGEVGRNMTVFELNGKLLIVDCGVLFPEEHQPGVDLILPDFSYIKDRLDDVVGVVLTHGHEDHIGAVPYLLRLREDIPLYGSKLTLAFVEAKLAEHRIKANTNIVVEGEIAQIGNFECEFVAVNHSIPDALAVFLRTEAGTVLHTGDFKMDQLPLDGRITDLRHFARLGEEGVDLFLPDSTNAEVPGFTVAEREIGPVLEAKFARARRRIIVASFSSHVHRVQQVLDAAAMHGRKVAFIGRSMVRNMGIAERLGYLDIPQGVLVDLKQIDTLPDHKVVLMSTGSQGEPMAALSRMANGEHKVQINPGDTVILASSLIPGNENSVFRVINGLMRLGAEVIHKGMAKVHVSGHASAGELLYCYNILRPKNVLPVHGETRHLIANGRLAAQSGVPEENVLLAEDGSVIDMKDGVAQLVGQVECGYVYVDGSKVGTITDDDLKDRVTLGEEGFISVITVINRQNGTIISGPDIHARGVAEEDSVFNEIKPKIAAAIVEAVSNNPNHTTHQLQQITRRVIGSWVSRKLRRRPMIVPVVLEA; from the coding sequence ATGACTGAGAGTTCAGTAGGCAAGGCCGATTCTGCACGCATGCAGACTCCGGCCCGGCTGAAGAAGGGAACAATGCGCATTGTTCCTCTCGGAGGCTTGGGTGAGGTCGGACGCAACATGACCGTCTTCGAACTCAACGGGAAACTGTTGATCGTTGACTGCGGTGTGCTCTTCCCCGAAGAACACCAGCCTGGCGTGGATCTGATCCTGCCGGACTTCTCGTACATCAAGGACCGCTTGGACGATGTGGTGGGCGTAGTGCTCACCCACGGCCACGAGGACCACATCGGTGCTGTCCCTTACCTGTTGCGCCTGCGCGAAGACATCCCACTGTACGGGTCGAAGCTGACCCTGGCCTTCGTTGAAGCAAAACTGGCAGAACACCGGATCAAGGCCAACACCAACATCGTGGTGGAAGGCGAGATCGCACAGATCGGCAACTTCGAATGTGAATTCGTGGCCGTGAACCACTCGATCCCGGACGCACTGGCTGTGTTCCTGCGCACCGAAGCCGGTACCGTGCTGCACACCGGTGACTTCAAGATGGATCAGCTGCCACTTGATGGTCGCATCACCGACCTGCGTCACTTCGCACGACTGGGTGAAGAAGGCGTGGACCTGTTCCTGCCAGACTCCACCAACGCTGAAGTCCCCGGATTCACCGTGGCAGAACGCGAAATCGGCCCGGTCCTTGAGGCCAAGTTTGCGCGCGCCCGTCGCCGTATCATCGTTGCTTCGTTCTCCTCGCACGTGCACCGCGTGCAGCAGGTGCTCGATGCTGCAGCAATGCACGGCCGCAAGGTGGCCTTCATCGGCCGCTCGATGGTACGCAACATGGGCATCGCCGAGCGCTTGGGCTACCTCGATATCCCACAGGGTGTCCTTGTGGACCTGAAGCAGATCGACACCCTGCCGGACCACAAGGTTGTGCTCATGTCTACCGGTTCGCAGGGCGAGCCAATGGCAGCGCTTTCGCGTATGGCTAATGGTGAGCACAAGGTTCAGATCAACCCGGGTGACACCGTCATCCTGGCCTCCAGCCTGATCCCAGGTAACGAGAACTCTGTCTTCCGCGTGATCAACGGACTGATGCGCTTGGGCGCAGAGGTCATTCACAAGGGCATGGCCAAGGTGCACGTTTCCGGTCATGCCTCGGCCGGTGAGTTGCTGTACTGCTACAACATCTTGCGTCCAAAGAACGTACTTCCGGTCCACGGCGAAACCCGCCACCTGATTGCCAACGGCCGTTTGGCTGCGCAGTCCGGCGTGCCGGAAGAAAATGTCTTGCTGGCCGAAGACGGTTCCGTCATTGATATGAAGGATGGCGTCGCTCAGCTGGTTGGCCAGGTTGAATGTGGTTACGTCTACGTTGATGGTTCCAAGGTTGGCACCATTACCGATGATGACCTCAAGGACCGTGTCACCCTGGGTGAAGAAGGTTTCATTTCGGTGATCACCGTGATCAACCGACAAAATGGCACCATTATTTCCGGCCCAGACATTCACGCACGCGGTGTGGCTGAAGAAGACTCGGTCTTCAATGAAATCAAGCCAAAGATTGCTGCTGCCATTGTGGAGGCGGTTTCGAATAACCCGAACCACACCACACACCAGCTACAGCAGATCACCCGTCGTGTGATCGGTTCATGGGTATCGCGCAAACTGCGTCGTCGCCCAATGATCGTTCCGGTCGTGCTCGAAGCATAG
- a CDS encoding ABC transporter ATP-binding protein yields the protein MIEFENISKHYPDGTKAVSDFNLQIPAHSSTVFVGSSGCGKTTLLRMINRMVDPSAGTVRIDGEDISTKNAVELRRSIGYVMQNSGLLPHFSVADNIATVPRLMGESRKTSRRRALELMDTVGLSVTMADRYPHQLSGGQQQRVGVARGLASDPNILLMDEPFGAVDPIVRAELQNELLRLQKELDKTIVFVTHDIDEAFLLGDQVVILAAGAQKLQVGSPSEIIENPANDFVASFIGAQRGSRALRVKQTAHGPVLVDAQGRTQGRLVEGGLNQ from the coding sequence GTGATCGAATTCGAAAATATTTCCAAGCACTATCCTGATGGCACCAAAGCGGTCAGCGACTTCAATCTGCAGATTCCGGCGCACAGCTCAACCGTTTTTGTCGGATCATCTGGCTGTGGCAAAACGACCCTGCTTCGAATGATTAACCGCATGGTTGACCCCAGCGCAGGTACCGTACGCATTGACGGCGAAGATATTTCGACCAAGAACGCTGTCGAATTGCGTCGCAGTATTGGCTACGTCATGCAGAATTCGGGACTGCTTCCACACTTTAGCGTGGCCGATAACATCGCCACGGTGCCACGACTGATGGGGGAGTCCAGGAAGACTTCACGCCGGCGGGCGCTGGAACTGATGGATACCGTCGGACTATCAGTCACTATGGCAGATCGATATCCGCATCAGTTATCTGGTGGGCAGCAACAACGTGTAGGTGTGGCCCGGGGCTTGGCATCTGATCCGAATATCCTGCTCATGGATGAGCCATTTGGCGCGGTGGATCCGATCGTACGTGCAGAGCTGCAAAATGAGCTGCTGAGACTTCAAAAGGAACTGGACAAGACTATCGTTTTTGTCACCCACGACATCGATGAAGCGTTCTTGTTGGGGGATCAGGTCGTCATCCTTGCCGCCGGTGCTCAAAAGCTTCAGGTAGGCAGTCCGAGCGAGATCATCGAGAATCCCGCCAATGACTTTGTTGCATCCTTTATTGGCGCCCAGCGAGGTTCCCGCGCCCTGCGAGTCAAGCAAACAGCTCACGGACCAGTGTTGGTCGATGCCCAAGGACGTACTCAGGGCCGACTCGTCGAAGGCGGGCTAAATCAATGA
- a CDS encoding ABC transporter permease produces the protein MTWISDNLALIASLSVEHLRQSLIAILIGFVLSIPLGWVAWRYKLVGGPIVTLTGLLYTIPSLALLMILPVITGMSAISEANLIVALSIYAVAIMVRGVVDGLNSVDPAARSAATAMGYGNTRRFFAVDLPLAGPVILAGLRVTAVSTIALATVGILVGVTNLGYLFTNGLQRRIIVEVFSGLVAVAIIALLIDVLLVLLGRWLMPWSRKDRKQKPADLAQSVQAVAP, from the coding sequence ATGACCTGGATTTCAGATAATCTGGCGTTGATTGCCTCGTTATCCGTTGAGCACTTGCGGCAATCTTTGATAGCGATCCTCATCGGATTTGTGCTCTCCATTCCCTTGGGCTGGGTCGCCTGGCGCTACAAGCTAGTGGGTGGCCCAATAGTCACCCTGACTGGACTGTTGTACACCATTCCGTCGTTGGCCTTACTCATGATCCTTCCGGTGATCACCGGAATGAGCGCCATTAGCGAAGCCAACTTGATCGTTGCTCTGAGCATCTATGCGGTGGCCATCATGGTCCGAGGCGTGGTTGATGGACTGAACTCGGTGGATCCTGCAGCACGTTCGGCGGCCACCGCGATGGGCTACGGAAACACGCGTCGCTTTTTCGCTGTTGACCTTCCTCTGGCTGGGCCGGTCATCTTGGCAGGGCTGCGAGTGACGGCAGTGAGTACCATCGCGCTGGCCACCGTCGGAATCTTGGTTGGCGTCACCAACCTCGGATACCTCTTCACCAACGGTCTCCAGCGACGCATCATCGTCGAAGTATTTTCGGGCTTGGTGGCCGTAGCAATCATCGCTTTGCTTATTGACGTGCTGTTGGTTTTGCTCGGGCGTTGGCTTATGCCATGGAGCCGTAAAGACCGGAAGCAGAAGCCAGCAGATCTGGCGCAGAGCGTCCAGGCGGTGGCACCGTGA